In one window of Nitrospiraceae bacterium DNA:
- the glmS gene encoding glutamine--fructose-6-phosphate transaminase (isomerizing) has translation MCGIVGYVGNQEAVPILLNGLSKLEYRGYDSAGVAVQRGEKIEIRRSVGKLVNLQKSLAQKSITGTCGIGHTRWATHGKPSEQNAHPHRSESCTLVHNGIIENYVQLKQQLQKDGYKFQSETDTEVVAHLIDKYIQKKGLHLADAVRAAAKEIRGSYAITVISEREPGLLVAARSGCPLVIGRTSDSSFVGSDVMAMLSYTRDVTFLEEGDVAEVTSSDIKYTDIEGRPVTRKKSKVTWDASAAEKSGYPHFMLKEIHEQPQTILDTMRGRYSYDSGEADLPDIGLTPKQFAEVGRIWIVACGTSWHAGLVGKYLLEEMVRTPVQVDIGSEFRYRDPLIEKNDLFVTISQSGETADTLAAAREAKEKGARVVSIVNVVGSTLARESHGVLYTHCGPEIGVASTKAFTSQLAALYLLALHLGRVRGTLTVADGKAWLDRLVTLPTLVKNVLGREAEILAIAKRYYKKPNFLYLGRGINYPIALEGALKLKEISYIHAEGYAAGEMKHGPIALIDKDMPVVVLAPRDRLYEKTVSNLMEVKARRAPVIAFVAEGERELGKTADAVFTIPDVHPLLSPILFTIPLQLLAYHIAVLRGEDVDQPRNLAKSVTVE, from the coding sequence ATGTGTGGAATCGTTGGGTACGTGGGCAATCAGGAAGCGGTTCCGATTCTGCTGAACGGCTTGTCGAAGCTGGAGTACCGCGGCTATGACTCGGCGGGCGTGGCGGTGCAGCGGGGCGAGAAGATCGAGATCCGCCGCAGCGTGGGCAAACTGGTCAATCTGCAGAAGTCGCTCGCGCAGAAATCCATCACCGGAACCTGCGGGATCGGCCATACGCGCTGGGCGACCCACGGCAAGCCTTCCGAGCAGAATGCGCATCCGCATCGCTCGGAGAGCTGCACGCTGGTCCACAACGGCATCATCGAAAACTATGTCCAGCTCAAGCAGCAACTGCAGAAGGATGGGTACAAGTTTCAGTCCGAGACCGACACCGAGGTGGTGGCGCATCTGATCGACAAGTACATCCAGAAGAAGGGCCTGCATCTGGCGGACGCCGTGCGCGCCGCAGCGAAGGAGATCCGCGGCAGCTACGCGATCACGGTGATCTCCGAGCGCGAACCGGGCTTGCTGGTTGCGGCGCGGTCAGGCTGTCCCTTGGTCATCGGCCGGACCTCGGATTCCTCGTTCGTCGGCTCCGATGTGATGGCGATGTTGTCCTATACGCGGGACGTGACCTTCCTCGAGGAAGGCGACGTGGCGGAAGTGACGTCGTCGGACATCAAGTACACCGACATCGAAGGCCGGCCTGTGACGCGGAAGAAATCCAAGGTGACGTGGGACGCCTCGGCGGCCGAGAAGAGCGGCTATCCGCATTTCATGTTGAAAGAAATCCACGAGCAGCCGCAGACCATTCTCGATACGATGCGCGGCCGCTACTCGTATGACAGCGGTGAGGCGGATCTTCCGGACATTGGGTTGACGCCGAAGCAGTTTGCCGAGGTCGGGCGAATTTGGATCGTGGCCTGCGGTACGAGTTGGCATGCCGGCCTGGTCGGGAAGTATCTGCTGGAAGAAATGGTCCGCACGCCGGTCCAGGTCGACATCGGGTCGGAGTTCCGGTACCGCGACCCATTGATCGAGAAGAACGACTTGTTCGTGACGATTTCGCAGTCGGGCGAGACGGCGGATACCCTGGCCGCAGCGCGCGAAGCGAAAGAGAAGGGCGCACGTGTCGTGTCGATCGTCAATGTCGTGGGCAGCACCCTCGCTCGCGAGTCGCACGGTGTGCTGTACACCCATTGCGGACCCGAGATCGGTGTGGCCTCCACGAAGGCCTTCACCAGCCAGCTCGCGGCGCTCTATCTGCTCGCACTCCACCTTGGCCGCGTGCGCGGCACCCTCACGGTGGCGGACGGCAAGGCCTGGCTCGATCGGCTCGTGACTTTGCCGACCTTGGTCAAGAACGTGCTCGGACGGGAAGCCGAGATTCTGGCGATCGCCAAGCGCTATTATAAAAAGCCGAACTTTTTATACCTGGGGCGTGGGATCAACTATCCGATCGCGCTTGAAGGGGCGCTCAAGCTGAAGGAGATCTCGTACATCCACGCCGAGGGCTATGCGGCGGGGGAGATGAAGCACGGTCCGATCGCGCTCATCGATAAGGACATGCCGGTCGTGGTGCTGGCGCCGCGGGATCGGTTGTATGAAAAGACGGTCAGTAACCTGATGGAAGTGAAGGCTCGCCGCGCGCCGGTGATTGCGTTTGTGGCTGAAGGCGAGCGGGAACTCGGCAAGACCGCCGACGCGGTGTTCACGATTCCGGACGTGCATCCGTTGCTGTCGCCGATTCTGTTCACGATTCCATTGCAGTTGCTGGCCTACCACATTGCCGTGTTGCGCGGCGAGGATGTGGATCAGCCGCGAAACCTCGCGAAGAGTGTGACGGTGGAGTAG
- the glmU gene encoding bifunctional UDP-N-acetylglucosamine diphosphorylase/glucosamine-1-phosphate N-acetyltransferase GlmU has product MTHSSLDQTSQSSIPGLGVIIMAAGLGKRMKSKLAKVLHPVAGKPMVLYVVDVACRLGEQGVALIVGHQGADVRKAVEVGGRQVAVAEQTKQLGTGHAVLQAQPVFAGDVQRRPSRFLILNGDTPLLTEATVRELLAVHDQQKAAVTLLTAVLDDASGYGRVIRQRRDEWQAGAADNAVQKIVEDKDASQAERAVREINVGTYVVDGAFLFPSLEKLTPANAQGEYYLTDIIQMAVEQGRTVAAMRLRTIDEGLGINSRVQLAEAEQVIRQRIRERWLEAGVTMRDPASTWIDTEVTIGRDTVLYPQVTLEGKTVIGEDVVVHGGTRISDCTVGNGVEILDHCLFRESQIEEGAHLGPFVHLRPGVIIRRNAKVGNFVEMKKAVLGEGAKANHLSYLGDAQIGKGANIGAGTITCNYDGYKKYQTVIGEQVFVGSDVQLVAPVTVGQGAVIAAGTTVTEDVPADALVISRVQQVTRQGWAARRRALQLGQAIPSNAAPKVVSKPNTNAKTKSKGASKATKPSAATKASRPAGKKQRQAVQRTKRR; this is encoded by the coding sequence ATGACGCACTCATCACTTGATCAGACCTCGCAGTCGTCGATTCCCGGACTCGGCGTGATCATCATGGCGGCCGGGCTCGGCAAACGGATGAAATCCAAACTGGCCAAGGTGCTGCATCCCGTGGCCGGCAAACCGATGGTGCTCTATGTCGTCGATGTCGCCTGCCGGCTCGGTGAGCAGGGCGTCGCCCTCATCGTGGGGCACCAGGGTGCGGACGTGCGGAAGGCTGTGGAGGTAGGCGGCCGCCAGGTAGCCGTTGCCGAACAGACCAAACAGCTCGGGACCGGCCATGCGGTGTTGCAAGCGCAGCCGGTATTTGCCGGCGATGTTCAACGGCGGCCTTCGCGCTTTCTGATTCTGAACGGCGACACCCCGTTGCTGACGGAGGCGACGGTGCGGGAGTTGCTCGCGGTGCACGATCAGCAGAAGGCGGCGGTGACGTTGCTGACGGCTGTGCTGGACGATGCGTCCGGGTATGGCCGCGTCATCCGGCAGCGGCGCGACGAGTGGCAGGCGGGCGCCGCGGACAATGCGGTACAGAAGATCGTCGAGGACAAGGATGCGAGCCAGGCAGAACGGGCGGTTCGCGAAATCAACGTCGGGACTTATGTGGTCGACGGCGCGTTTCTCTTTCCATCGTTGGAGAAATTGACGCCGGCCAACGCCCAGGGCGAATACTATCTTACGGACATCATCCAGATGGCCGTCGAGCAGGGCCGCACGGTTGCGGCGATGCGGCTGCGAACGATCGATGAGGGATTGGGTATCAACAGCCGCGTGCAGTTGGCGGAAGCGGAGCAGGTGATCCGACAGCGCATCCGCGAGCGATGGCTCGAGGCGGGCGTGACTATGCGCGATCCGGCTTCGACCTGGATCGACACGGAGGTGACGATCGGGCGGGATACGGTGTTGTATCCGCAGGTGACGCTGGAGGGCAAGACGGTTATCGGCGAAGATGTGGTGGTACACGGTGGGACACGCATCAGCGATTGCACGGTCGGCAACGGCGTGGAGATCTTGGACCATTGTCTGTTCCGCGAATCGCAGATCGAAGAAGGCGCACATCTGGGCCCCTTCGTGCATCTGAGGCCGGGGGTGATCATCCGGCGGAACGCGAAGGTCGGCAACTTCGTCGAGATGAAGAAAGCCGTGCTCGGCGAGGGCGCGAAGGCGAATCACTTGAGCTATCTTGGCGACGCGCAGATCGGCAAGGGTGCCAATATCGGTGCCGGGACCATCACGTGCAATTACGATGGATACAAGAAGTATCAGACGGTGATCGGTGAACAGGTCTTCGTCGGCAGCGACGTGCAGTTGGTGGCGCCGGTGACGGTCGGTCAGGGTGCCGTGATCGCCGCGGGTACGACGGTGACCGAAGATGTGCCGGCCGATGCGCTTGTGATTTCCCGAGTGCAGCAGGTCACGAGGCAGGGCTGGGCGGCGAGGCGGCGCGCGTTGCAGTTGGGGCAGGCCATACCGTCCAATGCCGCTCCCAAGGTCGTGTCGAAGCCGAATACAAACGCAAAGACCAAATCAAAAGGTGCATCCAAAGCGACAAAGCCATCGGCGGCCACCAAGGCGTCACGACCGGCGGGTAAGAAGCAGCGGCAAGCGGTTCAACGGACCAAACGGAGGTAA
- a CDS encoding DUF502 domain-containing protein, translating into MIPIWGTVLILKTLFLSLDGILGDAAARLVTRGYYIPGLGIVALVLLIFLTGLFAANFIGRHVVRQWENLLNRVPVVRGIYSTIKSMMDILSFAERETYRRVVLIQFPKNGHYCFAFVTGVTKGEIQTLSPDPLVHVYVPTSPNPTSGYFLLVPEREVIAVDISVEEAMKLIVSGGLYTPNASGASMQLGGKWSHVAQPQQGVPIA; encoded by the coding sequence ATGATCCCCATTTGGGGAACGGTGCTGATTTTAAAGACCCTGTTCCTGAGTCTGGACGGGATTTTGGGTGATGCGGCGGCGCGGTTGGTGACCAGAGGGTACTATATCCCTGGGCTCGGAATCGTTGCGTTGGTGCTGCTGATTTTTCTCACCGGCCTCTTCGCCGCGAATTTCATCGGGCGCCATGTCGTGCGGCAGTGGGAAAATTTGCTCAATCGCGTGCCGGTGGTGCGCGGGATCTATTCGACGATCAAGTCGATGATGGATATCCTGTCGTTCGCCGAGCGAGAGACCTACCGTCGCGTAGTACTGATCCAGTTTCCGAAGAACGGGCACTATTGCTTTGCGTTTGTGACCGGCGTGACCAAAGGTGAGATCCAGACGCTCTCGCCCGACCCGCTCGTCCATGTGTATGTCCCGACGTCGCCCAATCCCACTTCGGGATATTTTCTTTTGGTGCCGGAGCGGGAAGTGATCGCGGTGGATATTTCGGTCGAAGAAGCCATGAAGCTGATTGTGTCGGGCGGGTTGTATACACCCAACGCATCCGGCGCGTCGATGCAATTGGGCGGAAAGTGGTCGCACGTCGCCCAGCCCCAGCAGGGTGTGCCGATCGCCTAG
- a CDS encoding dTMP kinase translates to MARRRRRFPGIFITLEGIEGSGKSTQAKRLGAHLRALGYRIVETREPGGTPLAEKIRAVLLDRTAEPFAPETEAFLVFAARRQHVTQVIEPALSRGAIVLCDRFNDSTLAYQGSARGLDLASLERMNGLATDELEPDLTLLFDLPAKTGLARRRRAAETNRLDRETLRFHEKVRAGFRSLARREPRRISLIDADRPEEAIARDVTQAVMPLLARTPRRKVRHAVR, encoded by the coding sequence GTGGCGCGACGTCGGCGGCGGTTCCCGGGCATCTTCATCACCCTGGAGGGCATCGAAGGCAGCGGCAAATCCACCCAGGCCAAGCGGCTGGGGGCGCACCTCCGGGCCCTCGGATACCGTATCGTGGAAACCAGGGAGCCCGGCGGAACGCCGCTCGCGGAAAAGATTCGTGCCGTCCTGCTCGATCGCACCGCCGAACCCTTCGCTCCCGAAACCGAAGCCTTTCTCGTTTTCGCGGCGCGGCGCCAACACGTGACGCAAGTCATCGAGCCGGCCCTGTCCCGCGGCGCCATCGTCCTCTGTGACCGCTTCAATGATTCAACCCTTGCGTACCAAGGATCCGCGCGCGGCCTCGACCTCGCCTCGCTGGAACGCATGAACGGTCTCGCCACCGACGAGCTCGAACCGGACCTGACATTGCTCTTCGACCTGCCGGCCAAGACCGGCCTCGCGCGCCGTCGTCGGGCCGCCGAGACGAACCGGCTCGACCGCGAAACGCTTCGTTTTCACGAAAAAGTCAGGGCCGGCTTTCGCTCCTTGGCCCGACGGGAACCTCGACGCATCAGCCTCATCGATGCGGATCGCCCCGAAGAGGCGATCGCGCGTGATGTCACCCAGGCCGTGATGCCCTTGCTCGCCCGTACGCCCAGACGAAAGGTTCGCCATGCCGTTCGCTGA
- the holB gene encoding DNA polymerase III subunit delta' → MPFADVIGHERAKRLIKAAILQDRLAHAYLLHGEDRIGKRLLAVRIAQTLLCEQMPDPQDPDACGHCRACQQIESRTHPDFLLIEADREQANPQIKIESIRDIEQQMIYRPLIGDRKICLIDEAERMTIGAANALLKTLEEPPDHSLFLLVSSRPYALPSTVRSRCQAVRLPTPAQTQVEMAVILKRELPPADARFLALLSDGQLGRALESDIKSTRTTQQEFATLFSPKGLQSISQVLTTAEALAKAERGPEAFDWLLRWLRDVMLLAAGADADHLLNLEQRSELQSLARHIDVNGLLDLIGELERLERQAHRNLNIQMALETILLRLRALIGSQASTSAR, encoded by the coding sequence ATGCCGTTCGCTGACGTCATCGGCCACGAGCGCGCCAAGCGACTGATCAAGGCCGCGATCCTGCAAGACAGGCTCGCGCACGCCTACCTGCTGCACGGGGAAGATCGAATCGGCAAACGCCTGCTGGCGGTCCGCATCGCGCAAACCCTGCTCTGCGAACAGATGCCGGACCCGCAAGACCCGGATGCCTGCGGGCACTGCCGCGCCTGCCAACAGATCGAGTCGCGCACGCACCCCGACTTCCTGCTGATCGAAGCCGATCGCGAACAAGCGAACCCGCAGATCAAGATCGAGTCCATCCGCGACATTGAGCAGCAGATGATTTATCGCCCACTGATCGGTGATCGAAAAATTTGCCTCATCGACGAAGCGGAACGCATGACGATCGGCGCGGCCAATGCGCTCCTGAAAACGCTCGAGGAGCCGCCGGACCACAGCCTGTTTCTGCTCGTCTCCAGCCGGCCCTACGCGCTGCCCTCCACGGTACGCTCCCGTTGTCAGGCCGTCAGGCTCCCGACGCCGGCTCAGACCCAAGTAGAAATGGCCGTCATCCTGAAACGGGAACTCCCGCCCGCTGACGCGCGCTTTCTTGCCCTGCTGAGCGATGGGCAGTTGGGACGCGCGCTCGAGTCGGACATCAAGTCGACGCGCACGACGCAACAAGAGTTCGCGACACTCTTCTCGCCGAAAGGCCTTCAGTCGATCTCGCAAGTCCTCACGACCGCCGAAGCACTGGCGAAGGCGGAGCGAGGTCCCGAAGCGTTCGACTGGCTCTTGCGCTGGCTGCGTGATGTGATGTTGCTCGCCGCAGGCGCCGATGCAGACCACCTGCTGAACCTCGAACAACGAAGCGAGCTGCAGTCGCTGGCCCGACACATCGACGTGAACGGACTGCTGGACCTCATCGGTGAACTCGAGAGGCTGGAGCGCCAGGCGCATCGCAACCTGAACATCCAAATGGCGCTCGAAACGATTCTGCTGCGGCTCAGGGCCCTCATAGGTTCTCAGGCGTCCACCTCTGCGCGGTAA
- the metG gene encoding methionine--tRNA ligase produces MSNPNTFYITTPIYYVNDVPHIGHAYTTIAADVLARYWRLRGRDVFFLTGLDEHGQKVQQAAAKAGIDPQAHCDRLAPQFKNLWHRLNISNDAFIRTTDGAHKTVVQRYLQQLHDKELIYKADYIGWYCTYDERFWTEKDVADGLCPDCKRPIERLSEHNYFFKMGQYQERLIAHINAHPEFIRPESRRNEVLGFLQTQKLGDLSISRPKSRLSWGIELPFDRDYVTYVWFDALVNYISGLQYLTEKPSVDRYWPADVHLVGKDILTTHAVYWSTMLMALELPLPRTIFAHGWWTVDGEKMSKSRGNVVDPNKMVEQFGVDAFRYFLLREVPFGQDGDFSQTAMVTSINSDLANGIGNLLSRTLTMIERFAKGVIPEPGVPALPEIEARLTEAARTLPEQLERGFAALAFRENLQAIWGLIGLCDEYIDKAAPWQLAKMPDDEPRLRTVLNTAARALRLLAVLINPIMPQTAQHMAQQLGMRFDFGKPIDDFAYRWEAPLAGVPIAKGTGLFPRIETKPQGAKPVSDSPATAQPPAAFPAAPTTAPQPATAVPPAATPGQITIDEFMKIQLKTAKVLSAERVPKSEKLLKLQVSLGTEQRQIVAGIGKKYEPEALIGKTIVIVANLKPAKLMGIESQGMVLAAGDSEVRGLATFIEDVEPGTKVK; encoded by the coding sequence ATGAGCAATCCGAACACGTTCTACATCACGACGCCTATCTACTACGTCAACGACGTCCCGCACATCGGCCATGCCTATACGACGATCGCCGCGGATGTGCTTGCCCGGTACTGGCGACTCCGAGGTCGTGACGTGTTTTTCCTCACCGGCCTCGATGAACATGGACAAAAGGTGCAGCAGGCGGCGGCGAAGGCTGGCATCGATCCCCAGGCCCATTGCGATCGACTTGCGCCGCAATTCAAAAACCTCTGGCATCGCTTGAACATTTCCAACGATGCCTTCATCCGCACCACCGATGGCGCGCACAAGACAGTCGTACAACGATATCTTCAGCAATTACATGATAAGGAATTGATTTACAAGGCTGATTACATAGGATGGTACTGCACCTACGATGAGCGATTTTGGACAGAAAAGGATGTGGCCGACGGTCTCTGCCCCGACTGCAAGCGCCCCATCGAGCGACTCAGCGAGCACAACTATTTCTTCAAGATGGGCCAGTACCAGGAACGGCTGATCGCCCACATCAACGCCCATCCGGAATTCATTCGCCCCGAGTCGCGGCGCAACGAGGTACTGGGCTTCTTGCAGACGCAAAAGCTCGGCGACCTGTCGATCTCGCGGCCCAAGTCAAGGCTGTCCTGGGGCATCGAGCTTCCCTTCGACCGTGACTATGTCACCTATGTGTGGTTCGACGCGCTCGTCAATTACATCTCCGGTCTGCAGTACCTGACGGAGAAGCCATCGGTCGATCGCTACTGGCCGGCCGACGTGCACCTGGTCGGTAAGGACATTTTGACGACGCACGCGGTCTATTGGTCCACGATGTTGATGGCGCTCGAGCTGCCGCTGCCCCGCACTATCTTTGCCCACGGCTGGTGGACGGTCGACGGCGAGAAGATGTCGAAGAGCCGGGGCAACGTGGTCGATCCCAACAAGATGGTCGAACAGTTCGGCGTCGATGCGTTCCGCTACTTCCTGCTGCGCGAAGTGCCGTTCGGCCAGGACGGAGATTTTTCACAGACAGCCATGGTCACGAGCATCAACAGTGACCTCGCCAACGGCATCGGCAACCTGCTGAGCCGTACCCTCACGATGATCGAGCGATTCGCCAAGGGCGTGATCCCCGAACCAGGCGTTCCCGCCCTTCCAGAGATCGAAGCGCGGCTCACCGAGGCCGCACGCACACTGCCCGAGCAACTGGAGCGCGGGTTCGCGGCGCTCGCCTTCCGGGAAAACCTACAGGCAATCTGGGGACTCATCGGCCTGTGCGACGAATACATCGACAAGGCCGCCCCCTGGCAACTCGCCAAGATGCCCGACGACGAGCCTCGTCTCCGCACGGTCCTGAATACCGCAGCCCGGGCGCTTCGACTCCTCGCCGTGCTGATAAATCCCATCATGCCCCAGACCGCGCAGCACATGGCTCAGCAACTCGGCATGAGATTCGACTTCGGCAAACCAATCGACGATTTCGCGTATCGGTGGGAAGCCCCGCTCGCCGGGGTACCGATCGCAAAAGGTACCGGGCTATTCCCCCGCATCGAAACCAAACCACAAGGAGCCAAACCCGTGAGCGATTCACCCGCGACCGCCCAACCACCTGCTGCATTCCCTGCCGCGCCCACGACCGCGCCGCAACCGGCTACCGCCGTTCCTCCCGCAGCAACGCCGGGACAAATCACCATCGACGAGTTCATGAAGATTCAGCTCAAGACCGCGAAGGTGCTCAGCGCCGAACGTGTCCCGAAATCGGAAAAGCTGCTGAAGTTGCAGGTGAGCCTCGGAACCGAGCAGCGCCAAATCGTCGCCGGGATCGGCAAGAAGTACGAACCGGAGGCGCTCATCGGCAAAACCATCGTGATCGTCGCGAACCTCAAACCGGCAAAGCTTATGGGCATCGAGTCCCAGGGCATGGTGCTCGCCGCCGGCGACAGCGAGGTCCGTGGACTGGCGACCTTCATCGAAGACGTGGAGCCCGGCACCAAAGTGAAATGA
- the ftsH gene encoding ATP-dependent zinc metalloprotease FtsH — MDPKQRQFSIWYMFIALWVLMLIQMFLPTLFNPTEIPYSEFKTAVDAGNVMEVAVSPHLIHGKMKDGKVFDTIRIEDPDLLRGLGQHQVKVTGVIESTFLRDLLSWIVPIALFFGVWWFVLRRMGQSQGFMTVGQSKAKIYMEKEVKVSFADVAGVDEAKQELEEVVEFLKTPDKFRRLGGKIPKGILLVGPPGTGKTLLAKAVAGESGVPFFSISGSEFVEMFVGVGAARVRDLFEQAKVKAPCIIFIDELDALGKARGMGPMAHEEREQTLNQLLVEMDGFDSRTGVILMAATNRPEILDPALLRAGRFDRQVLVDRPDKIGRLAILKVHAKTITLANEGDLDTIAAMTPGFVGADLANLLNEAALLAVRRGKDTVSLSELQEAVERVIAGLEKKNRVLNKMEKERVAHHEVGHALVALAVPGADAVQKISIIPRGIAALGYTLQLPTEDRFLMTASELRNKIAVLLGGRAAEDIIYGEVSTGAQDDLRKATDIAKSMVKVYGMSEKLGQVSLERDRQSPFLQSMPGQTPADYSEQTSREIDCEVRQLIDDQYARVRDIIQRQEPVLRKAAQVLLEKETITGDELKALLPPA, encoded by the coding sequence ATGGATCCTAAACAGCGGCAATTTTCCATCTGGTATATGTTCATCGCACTCTGGGTGCTGATGCTCATCCAGATGTTCCTACCGACGTTGTTCAACCCAACCGAGATTCCTTACAGCGAATTCAAGACCGCCGTCGATGCCGGCAACGTGATGGAGGTAGCGGTATCTCCGCACCTCATCCACGGCAAGATGAAGGACGGCAAGGTCTTCGACACGATTCGGATCGAAGACCCCGACCTCCTGCGCGGGCTCGGGCAGCACCAGGTCAAGGTCACCGGCGTCATCGAAAGCACCTTCCTCCGAGACCTGCTCTCCTGGATCGTGCCGATTGCCCTTTTCTTCGGCGTCTGGTGGTTCGTCCTCCGGCGCATGGGTCAAAGCCAAGGCTTCATGACGGTCGGCCAGAGCAAGGCCAAGATCTACATGGAGAAGGAAGTCAAGGTCAGCTTCGCGGACGTGGCGGGCGTGGATGAAGCCAAGCAGGAACTGGAAGAGGTCGTGGAGTTCCTCAAGACGCCGGACAAGTTCCGCCGGCTCGGCGGCAAGATTCCGAAGGGCATCCTGCTGGTCGGTCCGCCCGGCACCGGCAAGACCCTACTCGCCAAGGCCGTGGCGGGAGAATCCGGCGTGCCGTTCTTCTCGATCAGCGGCTCGGAATTCGTGGAGATGTTCGTGGGAGTCGGCGCGGCGCGCGTGCGCGACCTCTTCGAACAGGCCAAGGTCAAGGCCCCCTGCATTATCTTCATCGACGAGTTGGATGCTCTGGGCAAGGCGCGGGGCATGGGCCCGATGGCCCACGAGGAGCGCGAACAGACGCTCAACCAGTTGCTCGTCGAGATGGACGGATTCGACTCCCGCACCGGGGTGATTCTGATGGCCGCCACGAACCGCCCGGAAATTCTGGACCCCGCCCTCCTCCGGGCAGGGCGCTTCGATCGTCAGGTGCTCGTCGATCGTCCCGACAAGATCGGTCGGCTCGCGATCTTGAAGGTCCATGCGAAGACCATCACCTTGGCCAACGAAGGTGATCTGGACACCATTGCCGCCATGACCCCCGGCTTTGTCGGCGCCGACCTGGCAAACCTGCTGAACGAGGCCGCTCTCCTGGCCGTGCGCCGGGGCAAGGACACCGTGAGCTTGAGCGAATTGCAGGAGGCCGTGGAACGGGTCATCGCAGGACTCGAAAAGAAGAACCGAGTGCTCAATAAGATGGAAAAGGAACGGGTCGCGCACCACGAGGTCGGCCATGCGTTGGTGGCGCTCGCCGTGCCGGGCGCGGATGCGGTCCAGAAAATCTCGATTATCCCGCGCGGCATCGCCGCACTCGGCTATACCCTGCAACTCCCCACCGAAGACCGCTTCCTGATGACGGCCTCGGAACTGCGCAACAAGATCGCAGTCCTCCTCGGCGGGCGCGCAGCCGAAGACATCATCTACGGGGAAGTCTCCACCGGCGCGCAGGACGATTTGCGCAAGGCCACCGATATCGCCAAGAGCATGGTGAAGGTCTACGGGATGAGCGAGAAGCTCGGCCAGGTCAGCCTGGAGCGAGACCGCCAGTCCCCCTTTCTCCAATCGATGCCAGGCCAGACGCCTGCCGACTACAGCGAGCAGACCTCACGGGAGATCGACTGTGAGGTGCGGCAGTTGATCGACGACCAGTATGCTCGCGTACGAGACATCATCCAGCGGCAGGAGCCCGTGCTCCGCAAGGCGGCGCAGGTCTTGCTGGAAAAGGAAACCATCACCGGCGACGAACTCAAAGCGCTGCTGCCACCCGCCTAG
- a CDS encoding cation transporter: protein MVPHTYHELRHRLRVALALNALVIVAEFVAGFLTNSIGLIGDAGHNLVDQGSLFLALYAHILTERPATASRTFGYHRAGVVAAFLNSFLLLLTAIGILLVGAKRLLEPVPIAGGWVMIVALVSFAANLGIALLLQHGAKDDLNIRSAFWHMLADAWVSLGVVVSGAMILYTGWTILDPLISFFVVAAILRGSWPLFKESLEVLLESTPPGVSPAHVAAAIESMPGVKNVHDLHIWAVEPRLVMMTTHIQVDDDASLTNDLLNAIRAKVSTEFGIKHLTIQLETQCCHPDAVHCDLNRLTAQHAMPELHHSHH, encoded by the coding sequence ATGGTCCCGCACACGTACCATGAATTGCGGCATCGTCTTCGAGTGGCATTGGCACTCAATGCCTTGGTGATCGTGGCGGAATTCGTCGCGGGGTTCCTGACCAACAGTATCGGGCTGATCGGTGATGCCGGTCATAATCTGGTCGATCAAGGTTCACTCTTCCTCGCCCTCTATGCCCATATCCTGACCGAGCGACCAGCCACCGCCAGCCGCACCTTCGGTTACCATCGGGCGGGTGTCGTCGCGGCCTTTTTGAATTCGTTTCTTCTCCTCCTGACCGCCATCGGCATCCTGCTGGTCGGCGCCAAGCGACTCCTCGAACCGGTGCCCATCGCCGGGGGTTGGGTCATGATTGTCGCCTTGGTCAGTTTTGCCGCAAACCTGGGCATTGCGCTCTTGCTGCAACATGGCGCCAAGGATGACCTGAACATCCGCAGCGCCTTCTGGCACATGTTGGCCGACGCCTGGGTGTCGCTGGGTGTCGTCGTCAGCGGCGCGATGATCCTCTACACGGGCTGGACCATCCTGGACCCACTGATCAGTTTCTTCGTAGTCGCGGCAATCCTCAGGGGCTCATGGCCCCTCTTCAAAGAATCGCTGGAGGTCCTGTTGGAATCCACGCCTCCCGGCGTGAGTCCGGCCCACGTGGCCGCCGCCATCGAGTCGATGCCGGGCGTGAAGAACGTGCATGACCTCCACATCTGGGCGGTCGAACCTCGCCTCGTCATGATGACGACCCACATTCAAGTGGACGACGACGCATCCCTCACCAACGATCTCCTCAATGCCATCCGCGCCAAGGTCTCCACCGAATTCGGCATCAAGCACCTCACGATTCAACTCGAAACCCAGTGCTGCCATCCCGACGCCGTGCATTGCGACCTCAACCGCCTGACGGCACAGCACGCGATGCCGGAACTCCATCACAGCCACCACTAG